Proteins encoded in a region of the Verrucomicrobiota bacterium genome:
- a CDS encoding M48 family metallopeptidase — MKARGLWVRSAVAALVVVLTASLVGCYTVPETGRRSLILIPESQELQLGASAFAEAKTQTPLSSNVQHNAQISRVGHRIAAVANRDHYEWEFAVFEAPDTINAWCLPGGKIGFYTGILPVCSNDAGVATVMAHEIGHAVARHGAERMSLGLLVLAGAAATAYATKDQDETNRQMIMAAYGIGTTLFVQLPYSRKHEYEADRIGLMLMADAGYDPREAVYFWQRMHVLGEAKGGKPPEFLSTHPTDTHRIQQLQQYLPEAMQRYHAATGLTPPPDSTTVQPTPHAATSTHSGTTLRSATIIRSGQ, encoded by the coding sequence ATGAAAGCTCGTGGGTTGTGGGTCAGGTCCGCTGTGGCGGCGTTGGTCGTGGTTCTCACTGCGTCGCTGGTGGGCTGCTACACGGTGCCGGAGACGGGCCGCAGGTCGCTTATTCTGATTCCCGAGAGCCAGGAGCTGCAGCTCGGCGCGTCGGCGTTCGCCGAGGCGAAGACGCAGACACCGCTTTCATCCAATGTGCAGCACAACGCGCAGATCTCGCGCGTGGGGCATCGGATTGCCGCCGTAGCGAATCGCGACCACTACGAGTGGGAGTTCGCCGTGTTCGAGGCACCGGACACGATCAACGCCTGGTGCTTGCCGGGCGGCAAGATCGGCTTCTACACGGGCATCCTGCCCGTGTGCTCGAATGACGCCGGGGTCGCCACCGTGATGGCGCACGAGATCGGGCACGCGGTCGCGCGCCACGGCGCCGAGCGGATGTCGCTCGGGCTCCTCGTGCTCGCCGGTGCGGCGGCGACAGCCTATGCGACCAAGGATCAGGACGAGACCAACCGGCAGATGATCATGGCCGCCTACGGCATCGGCACGACGCTGTTCGTGCAGCTCCCCTACAGCCGCAAGCACGAGTACGAGGCCGACCGCATCGGCCTAATGCTCATGGCCGACGCGGGTTACGACCCGCGCGAGGCGGTGTACTTCTGGCAGCGCATGCACGTGTTGGGCGAGGCGAAGGGCGGCAAGCCGCCCGAGTTCCTCTCGACGCACCCGACCGACACGCACCGTATCCAGCAGCTTCAGCAGTACTTGCCCGAGGCCATGCAGCGCTACCATGCCGCCACGGGGCTGACGCCTCCGCCCGACTCCACCACCGTGCAGCCGACCCCGCACGCGGCGACGAGCACGCACTCGGGCACGACCCTGCGCTCGGCGACGATTATCCGCAGCGGGCAGTAG